One region of Malania oleifera isolate guangnan ecotype guangnan chromosome 6, ASM2987363v1, whole genome shotgun sequence genomic DNA includes:
- the LOC131158531 gene encoding uncharacterized protein LOC131158531, whose translation MRISVANNIKIVIPKTESAKEFLKFVGEHSQTVDKSLVGTLMDTLTTMKFDGSRTMHEHVVEMTNIAAKLKTLGIDVNENFLVQFILNSLPTEYGPFQMNYNTMKDKWNVHELHSMLVQEETRLNNKGIHCIHYVNNQGVEKKKYCLKRKAWYERKGKPGAYVYFESNLAKVPYNTWWIDSGCTTHVSNMMQGFLTIRNINPNEKFIFMGNRIKVPVEVVKTYRLILDTGYCLHLYETFYVPSISRNLVSLSKLDVSGYTCNFNKGFFNLFKDTYMVGCGMLCDGLYKLKLDNHYAETLLTSHDSIGTKRSLVNERFAYLWHKRLGHISKERLEKLVKSGILPDLDFTDFDICVNCIKGKQTRHTKKEATRSTQLLEIIHMDICGPFDINTFSNDRYCITFIDDFSRYGYVCLLHDKSQAVKALEIYVNEVERKLDKKVKIVRSDREGEYYGRYNETGQLPDPFLLNSLKNVVFVLNTQYQAEIKVYNPQEKKLDARTISGNFIGYPEKSKGYIFYCPNHVTRIVETRNASFIENDETSESMVPLNVKIKEITTPAIQSKPIIEKPQEVALRQSQREKRSAILDDYVVYLQESDFDLRIENDPVLFSHAISCDNSDKWMDVMKEELKSMEQNEV comes from the exons ATGCGAATAAGTGTTGCAAATAACATCAAGATAGTTATTCCCAAAACTGAAAGTGCTAAAGAGTTTTTAAAGTTTGTAGGAGAGCATTCCCAAACAGTAGATAAGTCTCTTGTTGGGACATTAATGGATACGTTAACCACTATGAAGTTTGATGGTTCTCGTACTATGCATGAGCATGTTGTTGAAATGACAAATATTGCAGCAAAACTTAAGACTTTAGGAATAGATGTGAATGAAAACTTTCTTGTTCAGTTCATTTTAAACTCATTACCAACTGAGTATGGACCGTTTCAAATGAACTATAacaccatgaaagataaatggaatGTGCATGAGTTGCACAGTATGCTAGTTCAAGAGGAAACACGACTGAACAATAAAGGAATTCACTGTATTCATTATGTGAACAATCAAGGAGttgaaaagaaa AAGTACTGCTTGAAACGGAAAGCTTGGTACGAAAGGAAGGGTAAGCCTGGTGCTTATGTATATTTCGAATCAAATTTAGCTAAAGTTCCTTATAATACTTGGTGGATTGATTCTGGATGTACAACTCATGTTTCTAATATGATGCAAGGATTTCTTACAATCCGGAACATAAACCCAAATGAGAAGTTTATCTTCATGGGGAACAGAATAAAAGTGCCAGTTGAAGTTGTCAAGACTTATCGTTTAATCCTAGACACTGGTTATTGTTTGCATTTATATGAGACTTTTTATGTTCCTAGTATTTCTAGGAATTTAGTTTCATTATCTAAATTGGATGTTTCTGGGTACACTTGTAATTTTAATAAAggttttttcaatttatttaagGATACCTATATGGTTGGTTGTGGTATGCTTTGTGATGGATTATATAAGTTAAAACTTGATAATCATTATGCTGAAACACTTTTAACCTCGCATGATAGTATTGGCACTAAACGAAGTTTAGTGAATGAACGATTTGCTTACTTGTGGCATAAACGGTTAGGTCATATTTCCAAAGAAAGATTGGAAAAATTAGTAAAGAGTGGAATACTTCCAGATTTGGATTTCACTGACTTTGACATTTGTGTAAATTGTATTAAAGGAAAGCAGACAAGACACACAAAGAAAGAAGCCACAAGGAGCACTCAGCTTCTAGAAATTATACACATGGATATATGTGGACCCTTTGACATAAATACGTTCAGTAATGATAGATATTGTATCACCTTTATCGATGATTTTTCACGTTATGGATATGTCTGCTTGCTACATGATAAATCTCAGGCGGTAAAAGCTTtggagatttatgtaaatgaagttGAAAGGAAATTAGACAAAAAGGTGAAGATTGTTAGATCTGATAGAGAAGGTGAATATTATGGAAGGTATAACGAAACTGGACAACTACCTGATCCATTTTTGCTAAATTCCTTGAAAAATgtggtatttgtgctcaatacacaatACCAG GCAGAAATTAAAGTTTATAACCCACAAGAAAAAAAGTTGGATGCAAGAACAATCAGTGGTAATTTCATTGGTTATCCAGAAAAATCAAAAGGGtatatattttattgtcctaatcaTGTCACAAGAATAGTTGAAACTAGAAATGCTAGTTTCATTGAAAATGATGAAACTAGTGAGAGTATGGTTCCattaaatgtgaaaattaaggAAATTACAACTCCCGCTATTCAAAGTAAACCTATTATAGAAAAACCACAAGAGGTTGCGTTAAGGCAATCTCAAAGAGAAAAGAGATCTGCTATCTTGGATGATTATGTGGTTTATCTTCAAGAGTCAGATTTTGACTTAAGAATTGAAAATGATCCAGTTTTGTTTTCACATGCCATTAGCTGTGATAATTCTGATAAATGGATGGATGtcatgaaagaagagttaaagtctATGGAACAAAATGAAGTCTAG